A genomic region of Cannabis sativa cultivar Pink pepper isolate KNU-18-1 chromosome 1, ASM2916894v1, whole genome shotgun sequence contains the following coding sequences:
- the LOC133031020 gene encoding uncharacterized protein LOC133031020: MVWRTWLMMVWMTQRLRQVVRYQRLRYQFLELFFYVLIFYCFCFVIFVTLWNYRMLTVFFWYIFFQATGSEPQPSAPSSSGVRGAEYTDLVARLDRIEADTQGLYAAHVELKKAYETNHVELKGGQNVIMEQLRDILAMLNRPPTTVSAPEAPADPSTPPPAASPPVEEEEVFPDGYDPYEGAPATLIDTGVIHVHDTESQGEILSIEAQPAVIKSRKRKRNPPVWFGDYTEMKRRHRPSSTFDPLEPPDEKLLTTFRKWCVGLIPNHRLRDLRSGDYGPSFFWIMLTPKECLTDDVSKVFYNITSLYNFMCN; the protein is encoded by the exons atggtgtggagAACCTGGTTGATGATGGTGTGGATGACACAGAGGCTGAGGCAGGTAGTCAGGTACCAGAGACTCAG GTACCaatttttggaactttttttttatgtcttgattttttattgtttttgttttgtgatatttgttacattgtggaattatcgtatgcttaccgtatttttttggtatatattttttcaggccactggttcagaacctcagcccagtgcaccatcttcatcaggcgttcggggtgccgagtacactgatttagtggcgaggttggataggatcgaggctgacactcagggtctgtatgctgctcatgtcgagctgaagaaggcatacgagaccaaccatgtagagctgaagggtggtcagaacgtaattatggagcagcttagagacatattggccatgttgaatcgtccgccaaCGACAGTTTCAGCACCGGAGGCCCCAGCAGATCCATCTACCCCACCACCAGCTGCATCACCCCCAGTAGAAGAGGAGGAGGTCTTCCCCGACGGGTACGATCCTTACGAGGGAGCTCCAGCGACTCTGATCGATACAGGTGttatccatgtacatgacaccgagtcgcagggtgagattctgtcgatagaggcacaacctgcagtgattaagagtcggaagaggaagagaaatcctcctgtatggttcggtgactatacggagatgaagaggagacataggccatcttcgacgtttgatcccctggagccaccggatgagaaattgttaaccactttccgaaagtggtgtgttggactcattccgaaccaccgacttcgggatttgagaagtggtgattacggtccatcattcttttggataatgctcacaccaaaggaatgtcttacagatgacgtaagtaaagtattttataatattacttcactttacaactttatgtgcaattaa